The following are encoded in a window of Candidatus Methylomirabilota bacterium genomic DNA:
- a CDS encoding paraquat-inducible protein A, which yields MSRAQDLETAACHGCDLLQRIPRLPPGGKARCRRCGETLATRPADPLDRPLALTLAAAVAFVVANSIPLMSLAVVGRSASTTVIGGAYEMWVKGFPGTAVTVAFCVVLAPAVYIAFMLTVLLAARRPPAPHWVAELMRWADVMQPWSMNEVMLLGVLVSLIKIAELATVTPDVGMFALGALIGLLPAIMVSFDPEEIWQRVEWADGTYHPKAA from the coding sequence GTGAGCCGCGCGCAAGATCTGGAGACGGCGGCCTGCCACGGCTGCGATCTGCTCCAGCGCATCCCGCGGCTGCCTCCCGGCGGCAAGGCGCGCTGCCGACGCTGTGGCGAGACGCTGGCCACGCGTCCGGCCGATCCGCTCGATCGTCCGCTCGCCCTCACCCTCGCGGCGGCGGTGGCGTTTGTCGTGGCCAATTCGATCCCGTTGATGAGCCTCGCGGTGGTCGGGCGCTCGGCCAGCACGACGGTGATCGGCGGCGCCTACGAGATGTGGGTCAAGGGCTTTCCGGGGACCGCGGTCACGGTGGCATTCTGCGTCGTGCTGGCGCCGGCGGTCTACATCGCGTTCATGCTGACCGTCCTGCTCGCGGCGCGACGCCCGCCCGCGCCCCACTGGGTGGCCGAGCTGATGCGCTGGGCCGACGTCATGCAGCCCTGGTCGATGAACGAGGTGATGCTGCTCGGCGTGCTGGTGTCGCTGATCAAGATCGCGGAGCTCGCGACGGTGACGCCGGACGTGGGGATGTTCGCGCTCGGCGCGCTGATCGGTCTGCTGCCCGCGATCATGGTGAGCTTCGACCCCGAGGAGATCTGGCAGCGCGTCGAGTGGGCCGACGGGACGTACCACCCGAAGGCGGCGTGA
- a CDS encoding paraquat-inducible protein A, whose protein sequence is MAAVALSGAEAGLVSCETCRLLSRPADPSDPGYCPRCGAELVWRRRNSIQYAWAFLVAAAICYIPANVLPVLHTNTVTGSEADTIMSGVIFLYTSGSWPLALVVLVASVMIPLGKLIALAYLLITVQRGSVRSNRDRSRLYRMIEIIGRWSMLDVFVDTFTVALVQLQPLMSVEPGPGVVFFMAVVILTVIAVRCFDPRLIWDAGRRWEVSHA, encoded by the coding sequence ATGGCAGCGGTGGCCCTGAGCGGGGCCGAGGCCGGCCTCGTCTCCTGCGAGACATGCCGGCTGCTGTCGCGACCGGCCGACCCGTCGGACCCCGGCTACTGCCCGCGCTGCGGGGCGGAGCTGGTCTGGCGGCGCCGCAACTCGATCCAGTATGCCTGGGCGTTCCTGGTCGCCGCGGCGATCTGCTACATTCCGGCCAACGTCCTGCCGGTGCTTCACACCAACACGGTGACGGGATCCGAGGCCGACACCATCATGAGCGGGGTGATCTTCCTGTACACCTCGGGCTCGTGGCCGCTCGCCCTGGTCGTGCTGGTCGCCAGCGTGATGATCCCCCTCGGGAAGCTCATCGCGCTGGCCTACCTGCTGATCACGGTGCAGCGGGGCTCGGTCCGGAGCAACCGCGATCGGAGCCGGCTGTACCGGATGATCGAGATCATCGGTCGGTGGTCGATGCTGGACGTGTTCGTCGACACCTTCACGGTTGCGCTCGTGCAGCTGCAGCCGCTCATGTCGGTGGAGCCGGGGCCCGGGGTGGTCTTCTTCATGGCGGTGGTGATCCTGACCGTCATCGCGGTGCGGTGCTTCGATCCTCGCCTGATCTGGGACGCCGGCCGCCGCTGGGAGGTGAGTCATGCCTGA
- a CDS encoding MlaD family protein — protein sequence MPEPVDRGDLPQATVSRPRRTKISVVWIIPILAAVIGLGIAIQRLMTEGPTVTIVFRNAEGIEAGKTFVKYKDVNIGHVSSVVLTDGYGKVEVTAKITKSAAGLMVEDAKFWVVSPRITLSGISGLGTLLSGNYIGLQPGQSTKSQRHFTGLDEAPVSTGQPGKAFHLKASDLGSLGTGAPVYYRRLQAGQVITYDLAPDGKNIDITVFVNAPYDKYVTHETRFWNASGLDVTLGAGGVDVRTEGLVALLAGGLAFDTPPYVPASAPADANAWFSLHRDRAEAMKQPDTISRRYVLYFNETVRGLSVGAPVLLFGLPAGEVVDVGLSVDMITGSMRPRVVITFFPERLVERVTPAGQQAALKALVEGDAHTRLAFVKREVEERGLRAQLRSGNLITGQLFVAVDRFPNAPRAKVDWSKDPLDLPVVASTVPDLEAKLTSILAKLDRLPLDAIGKELESTVTSASKLMASVDATLVPELKNTVDSANQLLGAVDHQLGVTLDEARRVLASADRVLKNTDTTLVGTEAPAQQELRDALQEIVRAARAVRVLADYLERHPESLIRGKNGAQ from the coding sequence ATGCCTGAGCCCGTCGATCGCGGCGATCTGCCGCAGGCCACCGTGTCGCGCCCGCGGCGGACGAAGATCTCGGTTGTGTGGATCATCCCGATCCTGGCCGCGGTGATCGGCCTCGGCATCGCCATCCAGCGGCTCATGACCGAGGGGCCGACCGTCACCATCGTGTTCAGGAATGCGGAGGGTATCGAGGCCGGCAAGACGTTCGTCAAGTACAAGGACGTGAACATCGGGCACGTGTCCTCGGTGGTGCTGACCGACGGCTACGGCAAGGTGGAAGTGACCGCGAAGATCACGAAGAGCGCCGCCGGCCTGATGGTGGAGGATGCCAAGTTCTGGGTCGTCTCGCCCCGGATCACCCTCAGCGGCATCTCCGGGCTCGGCACCCTGCTGTCCGGGAACTACATCGGGCTGCAGCCCGGCCAGTCGACCAAGAGCCAGCGGCACTTCACCGGCCTCGATGAGGCTCCCGTCAGCACGGGCCAGCCGGGCAAGGCCTTCCATCTCAAGGCCAGTGACCTGGGATCGCTGGGCACCGGGGCGCCCGTCTACTACCGTCGCCTGCAGGCCGGTCAGGTCATCACGTACGATCTCGCCCCCGACGGCAAGAACATCGACATCACCGTATTCGTCAATGCGCCCTACGACAAGTACGTGACCCACGAGACGCGGTTCTGGAACGCGAGCGGTCTGGACGTCACGCTCGGGGCGGGCGGAGTGGACGTGCGCACCGAAGGCCTGGTCGCGCTGCTCGCCGGCGGCCTCGCGTTCGACACGCCCCCGTACGTGCCGGCCAGCGCCCCGGCGGACGCGAACGCGTGGTTCTCCCTCCACCGCGACCGCGCCGAGGCGATGAAGCAGCCCGACACCATCAGCCGCCGCTATGTCCTTTACTTCAACGAGACGGTGAGGGGACTATCGGTTGGCGCGCCCGTGCTCTTGTTCGGCCTGCCGGCAGGCGAGGTGGTCGACGTCGGTCTGAGCGTGGACATGATCACCGGCTCGATGCGCCCCCGCGTCGTCATCACGTTCTTCCCGGAGCGGCTCGTGGAGCGGGTCACTCCGGCCGGCCAGCAGGCCGCGCTCAAGGCCCTGGTGGAAGGCGATGCGCACACCCGCCTCGCCTTCGTGAAGCGCGAGGTGGAGGAGCGAGGGCTGCGAGCTCAGCTGCGCAGCGGCAATCTCATCACCGGGCAGCTTTTCGTCGCGGTGGACCGGTTCCCGAACGCACCCCGGGCGAAGGTCGACTGGAGCAAGGATCCGCTGGATCTGCCGGTGGTGGCGAGCACGGTTCCGGATCTGGAGGCCAAGCTCACGAGCATCCTCGCGAAGCTCGACCGCCTGCCCCTCGACGCGATCGGCAAGGAGCTGGAGAGCACGGTGACCAGCGCCAGCAAGCTCATGGCCTCCGTGGACGCGACGCTCGTGCCAGAGCTGAAGAACACGGTGGATAGTGCGAACCAGCTCCTCGGCGCGGTGGACCACCAGCTCGGGGTGACGCTCGACGAGGCGCGCCGGGTGCTCGCCTCGGCCGATCGCGTCCTCAAGAACACCGACACCACCCTCGTCGGCACCGAGGCTCCGGCCCAGCAGGAGCTCCGCGACGCACTCCAGGAGATCGTGCGCGCCGCGCGCGCGGTCCGGGTGCTCGCCGACTATCTGGAGCGACATCCCGAATCGCTGATCCGTGGGAAGAACGGGGCTCAGTGA